TGAATCAACTGGCGAGATCATTGCTGAAGCGAATGCTGAGCTGTCTCTGGAGTTGATGGCCGAGCTGGTTAAAGCAGGTCACACAAAAATCGACACCCTGTACATCAATGATGTAGACAGCGGTGCTTACATGTCAGAAACCGTTCGTATCGACAGCACGGCAAACCGTCTGGAAGCACTGGTAGAAATCTACCGCATGATGCGCCCGGGTGAGCCACCAACAAAAGAAGCAGCAGAAGCCTTATTCGACAATCTGTTCTTCTCTGACGAGCGTTATGACTTGTCAACGGTTGGTCGTATGAAGTTCAACAGCCGTGTTGGTTATGATACTGACACAGGTCCTGGCACGCTGAGCAAAGAAGACATTGTTAGCGTGATGAAGGTGTTGATCGACATCCGTAACGGTAAAGGCGATGTGGACGATATCGACCACTTAGGTAACCGTCGTATCCGTTCTGTAGGTGAAATGGCAGAAAACCAGTTCCGCGTTGGTTTAGTACGTGTTGAGCGTGCTGTACGTGAGCGTTTGAGCTTGGGTGATCTGGACAATGTAATGCCTCAGGATCTGATCAACGCTAAGCCAATTTCTGCTGCCGTTAAAGAATTCTTTGGTTCTTCACAGCTGTCTCAGTTTATGGACCAGAACAACCCGCTGTCAGAAGTAACGCACAAGCGTCGTATTTCTGCACTTGGTCCGGGTGGTCTGACTCGTGAGCGTGCTGGCTTCGAGGTTCGAGACGTTCACGTAACGCACTACGGTCGTGTTTGTCCAATCGAAACGCCTGAAGGTCCAAACATCGGTCTGATCAACTCATTGTCTACGTACGCACGTACCAACGATTATGGTTTCCTTGAAACCCCATATCGTAAAGTGGTTGACGGTGTAGTAACAGATGACGTTGATTACCTGTCTGCAATTGAAGAAGGTCAGTTCGTAATCGCACAGGCGAACACTAACCTGACTGAAGAAAACCAGTTTGCAGAAGAGCTGATCCCATGTCGTTATAAAGGTGAATCAACCTTTATGCCAAGCGACAGCATCCAGTATATGGATGTATCACCACAGCAGGTTATCTCTGTGGCAGCGGCACTTATCCCATTCCTTGAACACGATGATGCGAACCGTGCATTGATGGGATCGAACATGCAACGTCAGGCTGTACCAACACTGCGCGCAGACAAGCCGCTGGTAGGTACAGGTATTGAACGTACGCTGGCAAAAGACTCTGGTGTAACCATTGTTGCTAAGCGTGGCGGTGTGGTGAAGTATGCAGATGCAAGCCGTATCGTTGTTAACGTGAACGAAGAAGAGCGCGTACCTGGTGAAGCGGGTATCGACATCTACAACCTGACGAAATACACCCGTTCTAACCAGAACACCTGTATCAACCAAAAACCAACTTGTATGGTTGGTGAGCCGGTTGTACGTGGTGACGTTCTGGCGGATGGTCCTTCGACTGACCTGGGCGACCTGGCTCTTGGTCAAAACCTGCGCGTGGCATTCATGCCGTGGAATGGTTACAACTTCGAGGATTCAATCCTACTTTCAGAGCGTGTAGTTCAGGAAGATCGTCTAACTACGATCCACATCCAGGAACTCCAGTGTATTGCGCGTGATACTAAGCTTGGTCCAGAAGAGATCACAGCGGACATCCCGAACGTGGGTGAGTCTGCACTAGGCAAGCTGGACGAATCAGGTGTTGTGTACATCGGTGCTGAAGTAAAAGGCGGCGATATCCTGGTTGGTAAAGTAACGCCGAAAGGTGAAACGCAACTGACGCCTGAAGAAAAGCTACTACGTGCTATCTTCGGTGAAAAAGCGTCTGACGTGAAAGACAGCTCGCTTCGTGTACCTAACTCTGTATCTGGTACGGTTATCGACGTTCAAGTCTTTACCCGTGATGGTGTAGAGAAAGACAAGCGTGCACTGGAAGTTGAAGACATGCAGCTTCGCGAAGCGAAGAAAGACTTCAACGAAGAGTTCCGTATCCTTGAAGGCGGTATTCTGACTCGTGCGCGTGACCTGCTTGTACGTGCTGGTCTGAGCGAAGACAAGATCGCAGACCTCAACGCTGAAAAGCTACTAACGCAAAGCCTGGCTGACGAAGAGCAGCAAGCTGAACTAGAGCAACTGGCTGCGCAGTACGACGAGCTGAAAGCGGAATACGATAAGAAGTTTGAAAACAAACGTCGCAAGATCACCCAAGGTGATGATCTGGCGCCGGGCGTACTGAAGATCGTTAAGGTTTACCTGGCTGTTAAGCGTCGCATCCAACCGGGTGATAAGATGGCGGGTCGTCACGGTAACAAGGGTGTTATCTCTACTATCGTGCCTGTTGAAGACATGCCTTACGATGAAAAAGGTCGTACGGTAGACATCGTTCTTAACCCGCTGGGTGTACCATCGCGGATGAACATCGGTCAGATCCTTGAAACTCACATGGGTCTTGCTGCACGTGGTATTGGTGAGCGCATTGAAGACATGATGAAAGAGCAACGTGAACTTCACGAAATGCGCGATTTCATCAAGCAAGCCTACGAAATCGGTGATTGCCGTCAGAAAGTTGATATTGCTAACTTCTCTGATGATGAGATCCGTCGTCTGGCACACAACCTTAAAGGTGGTCTGCCAATCGCAACGCCAGCATTTGACGGTGCACGCGAAGCTGAAATCAAAGACATGCTAGAGCTGGGTGGTTATCCAAGAAGTGGTCAGGTAACGCTATATGATGGTCGTACTGGTGATGCATTTGAGCGTCAGGTAACAGTTGGCTACATGTACATGCTGAAACTGAACCACCTTGTTGATGACAAGATGCACGCACGTTCTACTGGTTCTTACAGCCTGGTTACTCAGCAGCCGCTGGGTGGTAAGGCACAGTTCGGTGGTCAGCGTTTCGGTGAGATGGAGGTATGGGCACTTGAAGCATACGGTGCTGCCTACACGCTACAGGAAATGTTGACAGTTAAGTCGGATGACGTAAACGGTCGTACTAAGATGTATAAGAACATCGTAGACGGCAACCATAAGATGGAACCGGGCATGCCGGAATCATTCAACGTATTGTTGAAAGAGATCCGCTCGCTGGGTATCAACATCGAATTGGAAGAAAGTTGATCCGCCGGGCCGCATAAGCGGCCCAGACCGGACTGAAAAGAATGAAGGGGCGAGCCCAGGCTTGCCCTCAAGATTAACTCCGACAGGAGAGCTAAGGTGAAAGACTTACTTAAGTTTCTGAAGCAACAAAATAAGACCGAAGAATTCGATGCAATTCGTATTGGTCTTGCTTCGCCGGACATGGTGCGTTCATGGTCTTACGGTGAGGTAAAGAAACCTGAGACAATTAACTACCGTACTTTCAAGCCTGAGCGTGACGGCTTATTCTGTGCCCGTATCTTCGGCCCAGTAAAAGATTATGAGTGTTTGTGTGGTAAGTACAAGCGCTTAAAGCACCGTGGTGTGATCTGTGAGAAGTGTGGCGTTGAAGTTACACTGACTAAAGTACGCCGTGACCGTATGGGTCACATCGAGCTGGCTAGCCCAGTTGCACACATTTGGTTCCTTAAATCATTGCCGTCTCGTATCGGTCTGATGCTGGACATGACGCTTCGTGATATCGAGCGTGTACTTTACTTCGAATCATTCGTAGTAACTGAACCTGGCATGACAACGCTTGAGCGTGGTCAGCTATTAGGTGAAGAAGAGTACCTGGATGCACTGGAAGAGCACGGTGATGAATTCGAAGCGAAGATGGGTGCCGAAGCGGTACTTGATCTGCTACGTGATTTGGATCTGGGTCAGCTAATCGCTGAAATGCGTGAAGAGCTGCCAACTATCAACTCTGAAACTAAGCGTAAGAAAATTACTAAGCGTCTTAAGTTGATGGAAGCATTCCACCAGTCAGGTAACAACCCTGAGTGGATGGTAATGAGCGTATTACCAGTTCTGCCGCCTGATCTACGTCCACTTGTACCACTGGATGGTGGTCGTTTTGCGACATCTGATCTGAACGATTTATATCGTCGTGTTATCAACCGTAATAACCGTCTTAAGCGTCTACTTGACCTAGCGGCACCAGACATCATCGTACGTAACGAAAAGCGTATGTTGCAAGAAGCGGTTGATGCGCTACTAGATAACGGTCGTCGTGGCCGTGCGATCACTGGTTCTAACAAGCGTCCTCTGAAGTCGCTTGCAGACATGATCAAAGGTAAGCAAGGTCGTTTCCGTCAAAACCTACTAGGTAAGCGTGTAGACTACTCTGGCCGTTCTGTAATCACAGTTGGTCCTACACTGAAACTGCATCAGTGTGGTCTGCCTAAGAAAATGGCACTTGAGCTATTCAAGCCATTCATCTACGGCAAACTAGAGCGCCGCGGCATGGCGACTACCATCAAAGCTGCGAAGAAGATGGTAGAGCGCGAAGTACCAGAGGTTTGGGACGTACTTGACGAAGTGATCCGTGAGCACCCGGTTCTACTGAACCGTGCACCAACACTTCACAGACTAGGTATCCAGGCGTTTGAACCGGTACTAATCGAAGGTAAAGCAATCCACCTGCACCCGCTAGTGTGTGCGGCGTATAACGCTGACTTCGATGGTGACCAAATGGCGGTACACGTACCGTTGACACTGGAAGCACAGCTTGAAGCTCGTGCGCTAATGATGTCGACCAACAACATCCTGTCTCCTGCGAACGGTGAGCCAATCATCGTACCTTCACAGGACGTTGTATTGGGTCTGTACTACATGACGCGTGACCGCATCAATGCAAAAGGTGAAGGCATTGTCTTCAAAGATGCGAAAGAAGCTGAAAAAGCATACCGTACTGGCGCTGCAGAACTACACGCACGCGTAAAAGTACGTATCGCAGAAGTACACATAGATGGCGAAACAGGTGAACGCAAAGACGTGACTGAAGTGGTTGAAACCACGGTAGGTCGTGCCATCCTGTCTTTGATCATGCCGACTGGCCTGCCGTTTGAATTAATCAACCGTGCGCTAGGTAAAAAGCAGATCTCTGGCCTGTTGAACGAGTGTTATCGTCGTCTGGGTCTGAAAGATACCGTTATCTTTGCTGACCAGGTGATGTACACCGGTTTCCACTACGCGATGAAGTCGGGTGTTTCTATCGGTATCAACGATATGGAAATCCCACCAACTAAAACTGGCATCATCGAAGCGGCAGAAGCTGAAGTTACAGAAATTAACCAGCAATTCCAGTCTGGTCTTGTAACTGCGGGTGAGAAATACAACAAAGTTATCGATATCTGGTCACGTGTTAATGAAAACTTATCACGCGAGATGATGGCGAACTTGTCGAAAGACACGGTTGTGAATGCGCAGGGTGAAGAAGAAGAGCAAGATTCTTTCAACTCAGTATTCATGATGGCCGACTCGGGCGCACGTGGTAGTGCTGCTCAGATCCGTCAGCTAGCCGGTATGCGTGGTCTGATGGCACGTCCGGATGGTTCAATCATCGAAACACCTATTACAGCAAACTTCCGTGAAGGTCTGAACGTACTACAGTACTTCATCTCGACGCACGGTGCGCGTAAAGGTCTTGCGGATACCGCACTTAAGACAGCGAACTCAGGTTACCTGACTCGTCGTCTGGTAGACGTTGCACAAGATTTGGTCATCAACGAAACAGATTGTGGTACCCTTGAAGGGACTGTGATGAAGCCGCTGATTGAAGGTGGTGACGTTGTAGAGCCATTGCGTGAGCGTGTATTGGGTCGTGTTGTAGCAGAAGACGTGGTTATCCCAGGCACTGACGAAGTGCTGGTTGAACGTAACGTGATGCTTGATGAGAAGCTGTGTGACCTGTTAGAAGAGCACTCAGTGGACGAAGTAAAAGTACGTTCTGTTATCACCTGTGAAAACGACTTTGGTGTGTGTGCTAAGTGTTACGGTCGTGACCTTGCACGTGGCCACATCATTAACGCGGGTGAGTCTGTCGGTGTTATCGCGGCACAGTCAATCGGTGAGCCGGGTACACAGCTTACGATGCGTACCTTCCACATCGGTGGTGCGGCATCTCGAGCGTCTGCAGAAAACAGCGTTCAGGTTAAGAACAACGGTAGCATGAAGCTGCACAATGCGAAGTTCGTAATCAATACCGACGGTAAGATCGTGATCACTTCACGTTCAACCGAAATTACGGTTATTGACGAACAAGGCCGTGAGAAAGAGCGCTATAAAGTGCCTTACGGTGCCGTATTGTCAGTGAGTGACGGTGCAGAAGTGAAAGGTAACGATATCGTCGCGACCTGGGACCCGCATAGTCACCCAATCATCATTGAGCACGAGTCTAAAGTATCGTTCAGCGACATCGACGATTCTAACACCGAAGCACAAACAGATGAGCTAACTGGTCTGACGCGTGTGGTTGTTAAAGACCTTGCTAAGGTGAATGCAAAAGAGCCTAAGCTGATCATTGAAAATGAAGAGCGTGGCCTGCAGGAAATTCGACTGCCTTCGTTCACTACCATCGAAATCACAGATGGTGCGACGGCACAGCCGGGTGATGTTCTGGCACGTATTCCGCAGGAAGGTTCGAAGACTCGTGATATCACGGGTGGTCTACCTCGAGTTGCTGACTTGTTTGAAGCGCGTAAGCCGAAAGATCCAGCAATCCTGGCAGAAATCACAGGTACCGTTAGCTTTGGTAAAGAAACCAAAGGTAAGAAGCGCCTGGTGATTACTCCGGAAGAGGGTGATGCATACGAAGAAATGATCCCGAAATGGCGTCAGCTGAACGTGTTCGAGGGTGAGCAGGTATCTAAAGGTGAAGTTATCGCCGATGGTCCTGAATCTCCGCACGACATCTTACGTCTGCGTGGTGTGACTGACGTATCTAACTACATCGTAAACGAAGTACAAGAAGTATATCGTCTACAGGGTGTAAAGATTAACGACAAGCACATCGAAACCATCATCCGTCAGATGCTACGTAAATGTATCATCCTTGATGGTGGTGACAGTGAGTTCCTGGCAGGCGAACAAGCCGAAGTGGCGCGCGTTAACATCGCAAACCGTGAGCTAGAGAAACAAGGCAAGATCCCAGCGAAGTTCGAAATTCAGCTGATGGGTATTACTAAAGCCTCACTGGCAACAGAGTCTTTCATCTCTGCAGCCTCGTTCCAGGAGACGACACGTGTCCTGACTGAAGCCGCAGTAAATGGTAAGAGTGATGAGCTTCGTGGTCTGAAAGAAAACGTTATCGTGGGTCGTCTGATCCCAGCGGGTACCGGTTTCTCTTACCACTTAGATCGCATCAACCGTCGTAAGCAAAATGAAGCTGCAGTTGAAGAGCAAACTGTAAGTGCTGAAGAAGCATCTCAGGCACTAACAGACGCACTAAATGCAGACTTGCTTGGTGGCCAAGACTAAAATTGACGAAAAACACGTCAATTGCAATAAAAAGGCAGCTTTAACGCTGCCTTTTTAGTTGTTTTGGTTGACAGGTTAAACTTTGCTCATTAAAATTCCGCCACCCATTTATTCGTTCGAATAACAGAACGCTTAAATTGGCGAAATTTGATTTTTTCAGTAGTAATTTTTATTAATTCAGGAGCTATTTAATGGCAACTATTAACCAGCTAGTACGTAAGCCACGTCGCAGCAAGGTTACTAAGAGCAACTCAGCTGCTCTTAAAGCTTGTCCTCAAAAGCGTGGTGTATGTACTCGTGTATATACAACTACACCTAAGAAGCCAAACTCTGCACTACGTAAAGTAGCGCGTGTTCGTCTAACGAACGGCTTCGAAGTAACATCTTACATTGGTGGTGAAGGCCACAACTTGCAAGAGCACAGTGTTATCCTAATCCGTGGTGGTCGTGTTAAAGACTTACCAGGTGTGCGTTTCCACACAGTACGTGGCGCGCTGGACTGTGCTGGCGTAAATGACCGTAAACAAGGTCGTTCTAAGTACGGTGCAAAACGTCCTAAGGGCTAATGGTTCTCCGTTAGTAAGGCCAAGCACTTAAGTTTTAATTTATATATTTTGTTTTGGGAATTCGTCGTAGTAAGACGAACCTGAAGATACCGGAGAAAGAAAATGCCTAGAAGACGCGTAATAGGTCAACGTAAAATTCTTCCAGATCCGAAGTTCGGATCAGAGCTTCTTGCTAAATTCGTTAACGTAGTAATGCTTGACGGTAAGAAGTCTACTGCTGAAAAAATCGTATATGGTGCGCTAGACGTGGCTGCTGAAAAATCAGGCAAGTCGCACCTAGAAATCTTCGAGTCTGCACTTGAAAACGTACGTCCACAGGTTGAGGTTAAATCTCGCCGTGTTGGTGGTTCTACGTACCAGGTACCAGTTGAAGTACGTCCAGTTCGTCGCAACGCACTAGGTATGCGTTGGTTGGTTGAAGCTGCACGTAAGCGTGGCGAGAAGTCAATGGGCCTTCGTCTGGCTCAAGAGATGATCGACGCTGCTGACAACAAAGGCACTGCGGTTAAGAAACGTGAAGACGTTCACCGTATGGCTGAAGCGAACAAAGCATTCGCTCACTACCGTTGGTAATCTGCCCAAGACCTTTAAGAGGATAATATGGCACGTACAACTCCTATTGAGCGTTACCGTAATATCGGTATTTGTGCTCACGTAGATGCGGGGAAAACCACCACCACGGAACGTGTACTTTATTACACGGGCCTGTCTCACAAAATTGGTGAGGTGCATGATGGTGCCGCAACTATGGACTGGATGGAGCAGGAGCAGGAGCGTGGTATTACCATCACTTCTGCTGCGACCACGTGTTTCTGGAAAGGGATGGATGCTCAGTTTGATGAGCATCGTATAAACATCATCGATACTCCCGGACACGTAGACTTCACCATCGAAGTAGAACGTTCATTACGTGTACTAGATGGCGCTGTAGTCGTATTATGTGCTTCATCAGGTGTACAACCACAAACGGAAACCGTTTGGCGTCAGGCGAATAAGTACGAAGTACCTCGCATGATTTTCGTCAACAAAATGGACCGTACCGGTGCAGACTTTCTGGCCGTTGTGGATCAGGTGAAAAAGCGTCTTGGCGCTGCACCTGTGCCAATTCAGTTACCAATCGGTGCTGAAGATGAATTTAAAGGTGTTATCGATCTTATCAAGATGAAAGCCATCAACTGGAATGCTGAAGACCAGGGGATGACTTTCAACTATGAAGAGATCCCGGCAGAGCTTCAGGAGCTGGCAGAAGAGTGGCGCGCAGAGCTACTCGAATCTGCCGCAGAAGCGTCTGAAGAGCTAATGGACAAATATCTTGAAGAAGGTGAACTGAGCGAGGCCGAAATTAAGGCCGCGATCCGTCAGCGTACATTGAACAATGAAATTGTGCCAATGAGCTGTGGCAGTGCATTCAAGAACAAAGGTGTTCAGGCTGTGCTTGATGCTGTGATTGAATACATGCCGTCTCCAACAGAGGTTAAAGAGATCCAGGGTATCCTGGACGATGAAAGCGAAGCAACGCGTCCTGCGGACGATGATGCGCCGTTTTCAGCTCTGGCGTTCAAAATCGCCACCGACCCGTTTGTTGGTACGCTTACCTTCTTCCGAGTTTATTCCGGCACAGTAGGTCAGGGTGACTCGGTTTATAACCCAGTTAAAGGCAAAAAAGAGCGCTTTGGACGTATCGTTCAGATGCACTCTAACTCGCGCGAAGAGATCAAAGAAGTTCGCGCTGGGGACATTGCCGCTGCAATTGGTATGAAGGATGTCACCACAGGTGACACGCTTTGTGCTCATGATGCTGTTATCACGTTAGAGCGTATGGAATTTCCAGAGCCAGTGATTTCAGTTGCAGTAGAGCCTAAGACCGTTGCTGACCAAGAAAAAATGGGTATCGCGCTAGGTAAGCTGGCTGCGGAAGACCCGTCTTTCAGAGTTGAAACCGACGAAGAATCAGGCCAAACCATTATTTCAGGTATGGGTGAACTCCACCTGGATATCATCGTAGATCGTATGAAGCGTGAATTCAGTGTTGAATGTAACGTAGGTAAGCCTCAAGTTGCTTATCGTGAAACGATCCGCGGCTCGGTTGAAGCCGAAGGTAAATTCGTACGTCAATCAGGCGGACGCGGCCAATATGGTCACGTTTGGTTGAAGCTCGAACCTATGGAAGTTGCTGATGAAGACGCACCAATTTACGAGTTCGTTAATGAAATCGTAGGTGGTGTGGTACCTAAGGAATACATTCCTGCGGTTGACAAAGGCATCCAGGAACAGATGAAGCAAGGTGTTCTTGCTGGTTATCCTATGCTGGGTGTGAAAGCTACCTTGTTTGATGGCTCATTCCATGATGTTGACTCAAACGAGATGGCGTTTAAGATTGCCGGCGCAATGGGCTTTAAGAAGGGCGCGCTTGATGCGCAGCCTGTGATTCTTGAACCCGTTATGAAGGTAGAAGTCACCACCCCTGAAGCAAACATGGGTGATGTCGTTGGCGACCTGAACCGTCGTCGAGGTATAATCGAAGGTATGGATGACTCATTTGGTGGTCTGAAGCAAGTTAATGCTCAGGTCCCGTTGTCTGAAATGTTTGGTTATGCAACTGATCTTCGTTCTGCAACACAAGGTCGAGCTTCGTACTCTATGGAATTTTCCAAGTACGCAGAAGCGGCGAAAAACGTTGCTGACGCAATTATTGCAGCTCGCGCTGTTAAGTAATTTTAGTTCGGTCCGGTCTTAGGGCTGGACTTTAATTTCTTTATAGGAATTTTTAAAATGGCAAAAGAAAAGTTTGAACGTTCGAAACCGCACGTTAACGTTGGTACTATCGGCCACGTTGACCACGGTAAAACTACCCTAACTGCAGCAATCACTAACGTACTTGCAAAAGTATACGGTGGTGAAGCGAAAGACTTCGCATCAATCGATAACGCTCCAGAAGAGCGTGAGCGTGGTATCACAATCTCAACTTCACACGTTGAGTATGACACTCCAACTCGCCACTACGCGCACGTTGACTGTCCTGGACACGCTGACTACGTTAAAAACATGATCACTGGTGCTGCTCAGATGGACGGCGCGATCCTGGTAGTTGCTGCAACTGACGGTCCTATGCCTCAAACACGTGAGCACATCCTACTTTCTCGTCAGGTTGGTGTACCTTACATCATCGTATTCATGAACAAATGTGACATGGTTGACGACGAAGAGCTACTAGAGCTAGTAGAGATGGAAGTTCGTGAACTTCTTTCTGAGTACGACTTCCCAGGTGATGACCTGCCTCTAATCCAGGGTTCAGCTCTTAAAGCGCTAGAAGGCGAGAAAGAGTGGGAAGACAAGATCGTTGAGCTTGCAGAAGCACTAGATTCTTACATCCCAGAGCCAGAGCGTGACATCGATAAGCCTTTCATCATGCCTATCGAAGACGTATTCTCAATCCAGGGTCGTGGTACTGTTGTAACTGGCCGTGTTGAAGCTGGTATCATCAACGTGAACGACGAAGTTGAAATCGTAGGTATCAAAGAAACTACGAAGACAACTTGTACAGGTGTTGAAATGTTCCGTAAGCTGCTTGACGAAGGTCGTGCAGGTGAGAACATCGGTGCACTTCTACGTGGTACTAAGCGTGATGAAGTTGAGCGTGGTCAGGTTCTTTGTAAGCCTGGTTCAATCAACCCACACACTAAGTTCACTTCAGAAGTATACGTACTGTCTAAAGATGAAGGTGGCCGTCATACTCCATTCTTCAAAGGCTACCGTCCACAGTTCTACTTCCGTACAACTGACGTAACTGGTAACGTTGAGCTGCCAGAAGGCGTAGAAATGGTAATGCCTGGTGACAACATCAAGATGACTGTTGAGCTAATCGTTCCAATCGCGATGGACGAAGGTCTACGTTTCGCGATCCGTGAAGGTGGCCGTACAGTTGGTGCTGGTGTTGTAGCTACAATCGTAGAATAATCTACAGATTGCAGTAACACTGTGAAAAAGGTCGCTTAGGCGGCCTTTTTTAATGCCTGAAATAGGGCGATGGAAAATGCGGTGTGGAAGTACATCCATGTAGCGACGCCCATCGCGCATCTCGATAATTGCTCCTGCATTATTCTACTTCCCCACATCCATGTGGGTCCGTGCGCTCACCTCCTCGTGCTGCGAAGCGGTGCTTCGTTCACTCGTCGCCCTTGCGCAAAGGAAATGCCAGTGCAAGCACTGTGTCATTAGCCCTTTGCACGATAGGTGGCATTCTCTACAGGGTAATGTTGGTGCTTGTAGCTACAATCGTAGAATAATCTACAGATTGCAGTAACACTGTGAAAAAGGTCGCTTAGGCGGCCTTTTTTAATGCCTGAGTGAAAGTTCATCATGTGAAGGTGGCATTCTCTACAAGGTAATGTAGGTGCTAGTTGCAACTATCGTTGAGTAATCAACAGTAGTGATGCAATAAGCATTGTGAAAAAGGCCATTCTCTAATAAAGAGCGTGGCCTTTTTTAATGCCTGAATGAAAGTCATCATGTGAAGGTGGCGTCTTCCACAGGGTAATGTAGGTGCTTGTAGCTACAATCGTAGAATAATCTACAGATTGCAGTAACACTGTGAAAAAGGTCGCCCAGGCGGCCTTTTTTAATGCCTGAAATAGGGCGATGGAAAATGCGGTGTGGAAGTACATCCATGTAGCGACGCCCATCGCGCATCTCGATAATTGCTCCTGCATTATTCTACTTCCCCACATCCATGTGGGTCCATGCGCTCACCTCCTCGTGCTGCGAAGCGGTGGTGACTCATCCATGTGGGTCCATGCGCTCACCTCCTCGTGCTGCGAAGCGGTGGTGACTCAAGGCTTCCTGCCTTACGCTCTTCGAGCCAGCGTAGCTGTTCAAAAATATTCCAGATATTTTTGTCGTTCATTCGTCGCCCTTGCGCAAAGGAAATGCCAGTGCAAGCACTGTGTCTCCATGTAGTGTAGCTCATCGCGCATCTTGATAATGATTTCTGTATAATTTTCCTCATCCACTTACGTATGGTTGAGTGCGCTCTTCGGGCCTGTCTTAGCATCTAGCAATATTCCGAATTATTTTTGTCTCTCATTTGCAATCCTTATGCAATGTAAAATACGGCAAGGCATTCAGTAGAAAGTAAAATTGAATGTTTATGCGTTATCCTGGACAGGTTTTAGCTCGGTAAATAGTCAAAAATGTCCTTTTTGCTGTAATTTTGCCCGAACGAGCTGTTTTTCTCACTTTTCTTCAAAAAAGGGGTTGCGCTGGGTTTCGATTTCCCTATAATGCGCA
Above is a genomic segment from Pseudoalteromonas rubra containing:
- the rpsL gene encoding 30S ribosomal protein S12 — protein: MATINQLVRKPRRSKVTKSNSAALKACPQKRGVCTRVYTTTPKKPNSALRKVARVRLTNGFEVTSYIGGEGHNLQEHSVILIRGGRVKDLPGVRFHTVRGALDCAGVNDRKQGRSKYGAKRPKG
- the rpsG gene encoding 30S ribosomal protein S7 produces the protein MPRRRVIGQRKILPDPKFGSELLAKFVNVVMLDGKKSTAEKIVYGALDVAAEKSGKSHLEIFESALENVRPQVEVKSRRVGGSTYQVPVEVRPVRRNALGMRWLVEAARKRGEKSMGLRLAQEMIDAADNKGTAVKKREDVHRMAEANKAFAHYRW
- the fusA gene encoding elongation factor G, yielding MARTTPIERYRNIGICAHVDAGKTTTTERVLYYTGLSHKIGEVHDGAATMDWMEQEQERGITITSAATTCFWKGMDAQFDEHRINIIDTPGHVDFTIEVERSLRVLDGAVVVLCASSGVQPQTETVWRQANKYEVPRMIFVNKMDRTGADFLAVVDQVKKRLGAAPVPIQLPIGAEDEFKGVIDLIKMKAINWNAEDQGMTFNYEEIPAELQELAEEWRAELLESAAEASEELMDKYLEEGELSEAEIKAAIRQRTLNNEIVPMSCGSAFKNKGVQAVLDAVIEYMPSPTEVKEIQGILDDESEATRPADDDAPFSALAFKIATDPFVGTLTFFRVYSGTVGQGDSVYNPVKGKKERFGRIVQMHSNSREEIKEVRAGDIAAAIGMKDVTTGDTLCAHDAVITLERMEFPEPVISVAVEPKTVADQEKMGIALGKLAAEDPSFRVETDEESGQTIISGMGELHLDIIVDRMKREFSVECNVGKPQVAYRETIRGSVEAEGKFVRQSGGRGQYGHVWLKLEPMEVADEDAPIYEFVNEIVGGVVPKEYIPAVDKGIQEQMKQGVLAGYPMLGVKATLFDGSFHDVDSNEMAFKIAGAMGFKKGALDAQPVILEPVMKVEVTTPEANMGDVVGDLNRRRGIIEGMDDSFGGLKQVNAQVPLSEMFGYATDLRSATQGRASYSMEFSKYAEAAKNVADAIIAARAVK
- the tuf gene encoding elongation factor Tu, which produces MAKEKFERSKPHVNVGTIGHVDHGKTTLTAAITNVLAKVYGGEAKDFASIDNAPEERERGITISTSHVEYDTPTRHYAHVDCPGHADYVKNMITGAAQMDGAILVVAATDGPMPQTREHILLSRQVGVPYIIVFMNKCDMVDDEELLELVEMEVRELLSEYDFPGDDLPLIQGSALKALEGEKEWEDKIVELAEALDSYIPEPERDIDKPFIMPIEDVFSIQGRGTVVTGRVEAGIINVNDEVEIVGIKETTKTTCTGVEMFRKLLDEGRAGENIGALLRGTKRDEVERGQVLCKPGSINPHTKFTSEVYVLSKDEGGRHTPFFKGYRPQFYFRTTDVTGNVELPEGVEMVMPGDNIKMTVELIVPIAMDEGLRFAIREGGRTVGAGVVATIVE